A genomic region of Sulfolobales archaeon contains the following coding sequences:
- the gcvPB gene encoding aminomethyl-transferring glycine dehydrogenase subunit GcvPB, which yields MWRQARWDEKLILEMERYTSQGPSIPYEDQFTDIEIEIPGKIARAKPPSIPSLSEVEVVRHYTRLSQMSYGVDVGPVPLGSCTMKYNPKIMDLIALDPRITDLHPLQDEETVQGLLEIIYTTERWLSEITGMDRCSFQPPAGSAGELAGAIMIRKYHLDRGEDRDEMLIPDSAHGSNSASAAMAGFKVVRIPTGDDGEVSMEALKAALGPRTAGIMLTNPNTLGIFESRILEISDLVHSYGGLLYYDGANLNGILGVARPGDMGFDIVHLNLHKTFATPHGSGGPGGGVVCARGELVDYLPRPLIARQGDRYFWDYECKRCIGMVKAFYGNIVPVIRTFIYISMLGPQGLREVSEISVINTNYFIKKLLEKPYYEIPYNPEKPRKHEVVISASKIARETGVTAEDIAKALLDEGLHAPTIYFPLIVGEALMIEFTETEPREVIDIYAEALNRIAEKAYKDPSVLKGSPRNTSVSRLDAVRANHPKTVAPSYKIYHGLVSSTKDIEKK from the coding sequence ATGTGGAGGCAGGCTAGATGGGATGAAAAGCTGATCCTAGAGATGGAGAGGTATACCTCCCAAGGGCCCTCGATACCCTATGAGGATCAGTTCACGGATATAGAGATCGAGATCCCGGGCAAAATAGCTAGGGCGAAGCCACCATCAATACCATCTCTATCCGAGGTCGAGGTTGTGAGGCACTATACAAGGCTATCACAGATGTCCTACGGGGTTGATGTTGGCCCTGTACCCCTGGGCTCATGTACTATGAAGTATAACCCGAAGATCATGGATCTCATAGCCCTAGACCCAAGGATCACAGATCTACATCCTCTCCAGGATGAAGAGACGGTTCAAGGTCTTCTAGAGATAATATATACTACCGAGAGGTGGCTCTCAGAGATAACGGGGATGGATAGATGCTCCTTCCAACCCCCAGCAGGATCTGCTGGCGAGCTTGCAGGGGCTATAATGATTAGGAAGTACCACCTAGATAGGGGGGAGGATAGGGATGAGATGCTGATCCCAGACTCAGCACATGGATCTAACTCTGCTAGCGCCGCAATGGCGGGCTTCAAGGTGGTTAGGATCCCAACTGGTGATGATGGTGAGGTATCTATGGAGGCTCTTAAGGCCGCGTTAGGCCCTAGAACAGCTGGGATCATGCTTACAAACCCAAACACCCTTGGGATCTTTGAGAGCAGGATCCTCGAGATATCTGATCTTGTTCACAGCTATGGAGGCCTTCTATACTATGATGGTGCGAATCTAAACGGTATCCTAGGGGTTGCGAGGCCAGGTGATATGGGCTTCGATATTGTTCATCTAAACCTGCACAAGACATTCGCAACGCCTCATGGGAGTGGAGGTCCTGGGGGAGGGGTTGTATGTGCTAGGGGAGAGCTTGTTGACTATCTCCCAAGGCCCCTCATAGCTAGGCAGGGCGATAGATATTTCTGGGATTATGAGTGTAAGAGGTGTATAGGGATGGTAAAGGCATTCTATGGAAATATAGTTCCTGTTATAAGGACATTTATCTATATATCCATGCTCGGCCCCCAAGGCCTTAGAGAGGTCTCTGAGATCTCTGTGATCAACACTAACTACTTTATAAAGAAGCTGTTGGAGAAACCCTACTACGAGATCCCATATAACCCTGAGAAGCCTAGGAAGCACGAGGTTGTGATAAGCGCCTCGAAGATAGCTAGGGAGACGGGGGTTACGGCTGAGGATATAGCTAAGGCCCTTCTAGATGAGGGGCTCCACGCACCAACAATATACTTCCCACTAATAGTTGGCGAAGCCCTAATGATAGAGTTTACAGAGACAGAGCCTAGAGAGGTTATAGATATATATGCAGAGGCTTTAAACAGAATAGCTGAGAAGGCATATAAAGATCCCTCTGTATTAAAGGGATCACCTAGAAACACATCAGTATCAAGGCTAGATGCTGTAAGGGCTAATCATCCAAAGACAGTGGCTCCAAGCTATAAGATATACCATGGGCTTGTATCATCTACAAAGGATATTGAGAAGAAATAG
- the gcvPA gene encoding aminomethyl-transferring glycine dehydrogenase subunit GcvPA, translating to MYHSWIPNSDPIVKREMLRFIGKDVEDLFGDIPESIRLREPLKVGFGRPLSEYEVYRIVDRILSRNRVFRDPPPFIGGGVCAGYVPSIVRFLALRGEIYTSYTPYQPEINQGVLQAIFEYQSIMAELYGVDVVNASMYDGSTAVAEAFRLAMRATKRSKILVPATMNPFYRSVASTWLSPVRGVLEEYRVDEKGDPDLGDIYGRVDDNTAAIYLENPGFLGNIIEDPEAVGEIARKKRALFIVYSEPTSLGILRPPGEYGADIVVGDGQSLGLGLNYGGPGLGILGIRMDQELLKQLPGRLVGATVDADGRRGYMLILQAREQHIRREKATSNITTNSSLMAIMATIYIAYLGGNGIRRLGESILRRTQYAVESIRRRLSGKVSIALRSRLFYREIPLRFHGKSYGEIHRDLLERGIHGGLWLKGLLKGFEDCALYCFSEIHSRDDIDRLVQALAEVA from the coding sequence ATGTATCATAGCTGGATACCGAATTCGGATCCCATTGTTAAGAGGGAGATGCTGAGATTCATTGGCAAGGATGTTGAGGATCTCTTTGGGGATATTCCGGAGAGTATAAGGCTTAGAGAGCCTCTAAAGGTTGGGTTTGGCAGGCCGCTTTCTGAGTATGAGGTCTATAGGATTGTTGATAGGATTTTATCTAGGAACAGGGTTTTCAGAGATCCCCCGCCCTTCATAGGTGGTGGGGTCTGTGCTGGCTATGTACCATCTATAGTTAGGTTTCTAGCCCTCAGAGGAGAGATCTATACCTCTTACACTCCATACCAGCCCGAGATCAACCAGGGGGTGCTCCAGGCTATATTCGAGTACCAGAGTATAATGGCTGAGCTATATGGTGTTGATGTTGTTAACGCCTCTATGTACGATGGATCTACAGCTGTTGCGGAGGCCTTCAGACTCGCTATGAGGGCTACTAAGAGGAGTAAGATCCTTGTTCCAGCCACTATGAACCCCTTCTACAGATCTGTTGCATCTACATGGCTATCACCTGTTAGAGGTGTTCTGGAGGAGTATAGGGTTGATGAGAAGGGAGATCCAGATCTCGGGGATATATATGGGAGGGTAGATGATAATACAGCGGCGATCTATCTAGAGAACCCAGGGTTTCTGGGGAATATAATAGAGGATCCAGAGGCTGTTGGGGAGATAGCTAGGAAGAAGAGGGCTCTATTCATAGTATATTCAGAGCCAACAAGCCTAGGGATCCTCAGACCCCCCGGGGAATATGGGGCTGACATAGTTGTTGGCGATGGCCAGAGCCTAGGGCTCGGTCTTAACTATGGTGGTCCAGGTCTCGGGATTCTGGGGATAAGGATGGATCAGGAGCTCTTGAAACAGCTACCCGGGAGGCTTGTGGGAGCTACTGTAGATGCTGATGGTAGGAGGGGATATATGTTGATCCTCCAGGCTAGGGAGCAGCATATAAGGAGGGAGAAGGCTACGAGTAACATAACTACTAACTCCTCGCTCATGGCTATAATGGCCACGATCTACATAGCCTATCTAGGGGGTAACGGAATTAGAAGGCTGGGTGAATCGATTCTTAGGAGAACACAATACGCTGTAGAGAGTATTAGGAGGAGACTATCTGGAAAGGTTTCAATAGCTTTGAGGAGCAGGCTATTCTATAGAGAGATCCCCCTGAGGTTCCATGGGAAAAGCTATGGTGAGATCCATAGGGATCTTCTCGAGAGAGGGATCCATGGTGGGCTATGGTTGAAAGGGCTTTTAAAGGGGTTTGAGGATTGTGCTCTCTACTGCTTCTCAGAGATCCATAGTAGGGATGATATAGATAGGCTTGTCCAGGCGCTAGCAGAGGTGGCTTGA
- a CDS encoding helix-turn-helix domain-containing protein codes for MSSDDTEKIFEVISHRIRRAIIESIAEKGPRSFTELMDDADVRDTGTMTFHLRKMAGFIRKNEKGLYELTDLGRKAYNAIKMIRGEEATSREPSKPGEAVEAVAKTGKGNDLVILGDALRLIIDRGLLESIRSRGKRLLVKDALRVEVAEDIDPDLFNEVVEEISNVISLTVPEKLRSIVQAKARNVVSIKTGASRIASAEMVSQVIEAVSSTISSIVPSILNAVTSSISRSISKDQTLIYREKYQGVNSVHLDLSGARIEIKDGEGSEAEVSIYGDNRCDYDVSMRSNTLKISASGCSVTVKTPSKVLDELFLDSSGAQISIEIQHGVKRFRGSFSGGLVNTRIDGLRDSELSIDVAGGKIDIDLGYTAFEGKSKVSIDLSGGILDLEARVPSGVGVIYRLDKVGGWARVDIDRELMVQQNPKGIVDTEIELSGGLASIKFRRVT; via the coding sequence ATGTCGAGCGACGATACAGAGAAGATATTCGAGGTGATAAGCCATAGAATTAGAAGGGCTATTATAGAGAGCATAGCCGAGAAGGGCCCTAGAAGCTTTACCGAGCTTATGGACGATGCAGATGTAAGGGATACTGGGACAATGACTTTTCATCTAAGAAAAATGGCTGGATTTATAAGGAAGAATGAGAAGGGGCTCTACGAGCTAACGGATCTCGGTAGAAAGGCTTATAACGCGATCAAGATGATTAGGGGGGAAGAGGCAACATCTAGAGAGCCTTCAAAGCCTGGAGAGGCTGTGGAGGCGGTGGCAAAGACTGGGAAGGGCAACGATCTAGTTATACTGGGCGATGCTCTCAGGCTTATTATAGATAGAGGCCTTCTAGAGAGTATAAGATCTAGGGGGAAGAGGCTTCTAGTAAAAGACGCTCTAAGGGTTGAGGTTGCCGAAGACATCGATCCAGATCTCTTTAACGAGGTTGTTGAGGAAATAAGCAATGTGATATCCCTAACCGTCCCCGAGAAACTAAGATCTATAGTCCAGGCCAAGGCAAGGAATGTTGTATCCATAAAGACGGGAGCATCTAGAATAGCCTCGGCTGAAATGGTGTCACAGGTGATCGAGGCTGTTAGCTCCACCATATCTTCCATAGTGCCGAGCATACTCAATGCTGTTACATCATCTATATCGAGATCCATATCCAAGGATCAGACCCTGATATATAGAGAGAAGTATCAGGGTGTCAACTCCGTACATCTAGACCTCAGCGGGGCGAGGATTGAGATAAAGGATGGAGAGGGTTCGGAGGCTGAGGTATCTATATATGGGGATAATAGATGTGATTATGATGTTTCTATGAGAAGTAATACTCTAAAGATCAGCGCTTCGGGATGTAGCGTTACTGTTAAAACACCTAGCAAAGTGCTGGACGAGCTTTTCTTAGATTCTAGCGGGGCTCAAATCTCTATAGAGATTCAACATGGTGTCAAGAGATTCAGAGGATCCTTCTCAGGTGGACTAGTAAACACTAGAATCGATGGTTTAAGAGATTCAGAGTTGTCTATAGATGTTGCTGGGGGAAAGATAGATATAGATCTAGGCTACACGGCATTTGAAGGGAAATCGAAGGTGAGCATCGATCTCTCCGGCGGAATCCTAGATCTAGAGGCTAGGGTCCCGAGCGGTGTTGGAGTTATATATAGATTGGATAAAGTAGGTGGCTGGGCTAGGGTAGATATCGATAGAGAGCTCATGGTGCAGCAGAACCCCAAGGGCATTGTTGACACAGAGATCGAATTAAGCGGTGGGCTAGCATCTATAAAATTTAGAAGGGTAACGTGA
- a CDS encoding ABC transporter ATP-binding protein, with protein MVAESLAKQYENNVWGARDISFTAGYGEVTVLLGPNGAGKTTTIKMLTTIIRPTRGRGFVAGYDIYRDWRKIRRNIALMPQNSDPDPNWTPYEAVKWYLVTRGFSISDAGREARHWLEELGLWDQRNRSLWGLSGGQGRRVLAAMVLASGAQIVFLDEPSSGLDVEAKYKIWGSIRRACRYGRAIIYTTHEMREAEILADKVVIISNGVVRAIGDPRKLVETLPYRYKILVRDGGEAPNPVAKARVGDVLIAYYANRSDALSAIEASSADRISIEPVSLEDAYLYYIGVVGSD; from the coding sequence GTGGTCGCCGAGTCCCTTGCAAAGCAATATGAAAACAATGTATGGGGAGCTAGGGATATCAGCTTCACAGCAGGCTATGGAGAGGTAACAGTGCTTCTAGGACCCAACGGCGCTGGGAAAACAACCACTATCAAGATGCTCACAACCATTATAAGGCCTACCAGGGGTAGGGGCTTTGTAGCGGGTTATGATATATATAGGGATTGGAGGAAGATCAGAAGAAACATAGCCCTTATGCCCCAGAACAGCGATCCAGACCCCAACTGGACCCCATACGAGGCTGTTAAATGGTATCTCGTTACAAGGGGTTTTTCTATATCAGATGCGGGTAGAGAGGCTAGGCATTGGCTTGAGGAGCTAGGGCTCTGGGATCAGAGGAATAGGTCTCTCTGGGGGCTGAGCGGTGGTCAGGGGAGAAGGGTTCTCGCAGCAATGGTTCTAGCGAGTGGAGCACAGATTGTTTTTCTTGATGAGCCGAGCTCTGGACTGGATGTCGAGGCTAAATATAAGATCTGGGGGTCTATTAGAAGGGCTTGCAGATATGGGAGGGCTATAATATATACTACTCACGAAATGAGAGAGGCCGAGATCCTAGCCGATAAGGTGGTTATAATAAGCAATGGGGTTGTAAGAGCCATCGGAGATCCTCGAAAGCTTGTGGAGACCCTACCATATAGATATAAAATATTGGTGAGAGACGGCGGTGAAGCCCCTAACCCTGTTGCCAAAGCGAGGGTTGGAGATGTTCTCATAGCATATTATGCAAATAGATCTGACGCCCTCTCAGCTATCGAGGCCTCCTCAGCTGATAGGATCTCTATAGAGCCTGTTAGCCTCGAGGATGCCTATCTATACTATATAGGGGTGGTGGGGAGTGATTAG
- a CDS encoding ABC transporter permease — protein sequence MIRILKAIRSVIGIARLVMAFSIRQPAWIIQSIFIQISIAIILWIWGGSRGFEYFITGGTIMTAFGYGINIVGQVIGWHKVARILELFIVSPTSLRLYTIGIFLGGILFVIPSLLVFIGLGVVVGYTWLAIISIVTSIPVMMVSALIGVAIALSIRKPGNVSAITNPIASVLSFLPPVLYPATTLPEYLRYPSLLIPTVAGAELARSIGGLGAAADPQILVGILLIWITIILVIINRLGVKTL from the coding sequence GTGATTAGAATTTTAAAAGCCATTAGATCGGTTATCGGCATAGCTAGGCTGGTTATGGCTTTCTCTATAAGGCAGCCTGCATGGATTATCCAGAGCATCTTCATACAAATCTCTATAGCTATAATACTCTGGATCTGGGGAGGTTCTCGGGGTTTTGAGTATTTCATAACGGGTGGCACAATCATGACAGCATTTGGCTATGGAATCAACATAGTAGGCCAGGTGATTGGATGGCACAAGGTGGCGAGGATACTCGAGCTATTCATAGTATCACCAACATCGCTAAGGCTATACACCATCGGCATCTTCCTAGGCGGCATATTGTTTGTGATCCCAAGCCTCCTGGTCTTCATAGGCCTGGGAGTTGTGGTTGGCTATACATGGCTTGCAATTATATCTATAGTAACATCGATCCCTGTTATGATGGTATCAGCATTGATAGGGGTTGCCATAGCACTAAGTATCAGAAAACCTGGGAATGTATCGGCCATAACAAATCCAATAGCATCTGTATTATCATTCCTCCCACCCGTACTATACCCAGCAACAACCCTCCCAGAATACCTCAGATACCCATCGCTACTAATACCAACCGTGGCTGGAGCCGAGCTTGCGAGGAGCATAGGAGGCTTGGGAGCAGCTGCAGATCCACAGATTCTAGTAGGAATCCTATTAATATGGATCACCATAATTCTAGTTATAATAAATAGATTAGGTGTGAAGACCCTTTAG
- a CDS encoding ASCH domain-containing protein: MIESKKDSRGSKGGVKTLGRYLMMSGEHLEKLLDGRKKTTIRLGRIVPKYKEIIIHSRGRPACIAEIIGYRFKRVSELSDDDAQRDGFRSLEELIRELRRRYGDISLEDEVTIIELRVLNKIPSEAVRDPYRGLKPHVIARLALERYRDELDAEEIRVLEEILRSRSIRRASIRLYGSIEARRRIRRILRRMAERISRDGALMEKRSKAS, from the coding sequence ATGATCGAATCGAAAAAAGATAGTAGAGGATCTAAAGGCGGTGTTAAGACCTTGGGTAGGTATTTGATGATGAGTGGTGAGCATCTAGAGAAGCTTTTAGATGGGAGGAAGAAGACAACGATAAGGCTTGGAAGAATAGTTCCTAAGTATAAGGAAATCATCATCCATAGCAGGGGTAGGCCAGCATGTATCGCAGAGATCATAGGCTATAGATTTAAAAGGGTATCCGAGCTAAGTGATGATGATGCCCAGAGAGACGGGTTCAGATCTCTGGAGGAGCTGATTAGAGAGCTGAGGAGGAGATATGGAGACATTTCTCTTGAGGATGAGGTAACAATCATAGAGCTCAGGGTATTGAATAAGATCCCTTCAGAGGCTGTTAGAGATCCATATAGAGGTTTAAAACCCCATGTGATAGCTAGGCTAGCGCTGGAGAGATATAGAGATGAGCTAGATGCGGAGGAGATCAGGGTGTTGGAGGAGATTTTGAGGAGCAGGAGTATTCGGAGGGCTTCTATAAGGCTATATGGCTCTATAGAGGCTAGGAGGAGGATTAGGCGTATTCTTAGGAGGATGGCGGAGAGGATCTCAAGAGATGGTGCTTTAATGGAGAAGCGTTCTAAAGCATCCTAG
- a CDS encoding 60S ribosomal export protein NMD3 — protein MRFCSRCGREESVIPMVRHLCVECYLELYGVDLVPRSIDLVQCPSCGSYRIGDRWIAPIDIGGEERVLLAYIVEESISMPEGFESAEVEDLRVYSTEYGEAMEARLRVSIRGRIYTLSRRLRLSRVRRLCPVCHMARGGGYQAILQIRGHPSMGEDLRRRVENIIAGMPEAIRSMVVEFKSSREGIDLKLASRQAAHSIANTIRKELGGVIKTSEEGEIRGGMRGNKRSKLVISLRIADLREGMYIKVGGNPYIVESVSGNEVVLQGRDGKRHVMSIEDILKGRE, from the coding sequence ATGAGGTTCTGCTCTCGATGTGGGAGGGAGGAGTCTGTTATCCCCATGGTTAGACATCTATGTGTTGAATGCTATCTCGAGCTCTATGGAGTCGATCTAGTGCCCAGATCTATTGATCTTGTTCAATGCCCATCATGTGGTAGCTATAGGATTGGCGATAGATGGATAGCCCCTATAGATATTGGGGGTGAGGAGAGGGTTTTGCTAGCATATATTGTTGAGGAGAGCATATCCATGCCAGAGGGTTTTGAATCAGCTGAGGTGGAGGATCTCAGGGTATATAGCACTGAATATGGAGAGGCTATGGAGGCTAGGCTGAGGGTATCTATCAGAGGTAGGATCTATACGCTGTCTAGAAGACTTAGACTCTCCAGGGTTAGGAGGCTATGCCCTGTATGTCATATGGCTAGGGGTGGGGGTTACCAGGCTATCCTCCAGATCAGAGGGCATCCATCGATGGGTGAGGATCTTAGGAGGAGGGTTGAGAATATAATCGCTGGCATGCCAGAGGCAATAAGATCTATGGTGGTTGAGTTCAAATCATCTAGAGAGGGGATAGATCTTAAGCTCGCATCTAGACAGGCTGCGCACTCAATAGCAAATACCATTAGGAAGGAGTTGGGAGGGGTTATCAAGACATCTGAGGAGGGCGAGATTAGAGGTGGTATGAGGGGTAATAAGAGGTCTAAGCTGGTTATAAGCCTCAGAATAGCGGATCTGAGGGAGGGGATGTATATAAAGGTGGGGGGCAACCCATATATAGTTGAAAGCGTCTCAGGTAATGAGGTGGTTCTACAGGGTAGGGATGGTAAGAGGCATGTAATGTCTATAGAGGATATCCTCAAGGGCAGAGAATAG
- a CDS encoding tRNA pseudouridine(54/55) synthase Pus10, which translates to MGLEGLIEISRRILKSYSLCDRCLGRLYARLGYGWDNAERGSAVKTMLVMRYHQAIEMGDAGAREEFLEMAPRIGVRASGLYRRLTGSDLSLVPCSICGGSLDLFIEEAARKAMDLLRSWDISRFLVGVVVEEPVKSIEAEIIRASGSIYYEELKDEISREIGKRVEALGGFTADLRDPEATIVVRYPSGGIDIEVRSILIRARYWKKWRMISQSTILKNGNPKYFSVQEASKPLAELFRGSEVVVHAFGREDIDARMLGTGRGAVIEVRSPRRRRASLEEVQEALNRYRELVEFKVEGWGRKGEVRINKRRSSIARKIYRILVLAEREVGEEEIRRLEKEMRNRTIRQRTPTRALHRRKDIERIKHVYQVKCTKIADNLLECLVEASGGLYIKELVSGDDGRTKPSFAEILGTDVTCIELDVVWTEL; encoded by the coding sequence ATGGGGCTGGAGGGGCTTATAGAGATCTCTAGGAGGATTCTTAAGAGCTATTCTCTATGTGATAGGTGTTTGGGTAGGCTATATGCTCGTCTCGGCTATGGATGGGATAATGCTGAGAGGGGCTCTGCTGTTAAGACAATGCTTGTGATGAGATATCACCAGGCTATAGAGATGGGGGATGCTGGTGCTAGGGAGGAGTTTCTCGAGATGGCTCCTAGGATTGGTGTTAGGGCCTCTGGCCTATATAGAAGGCTGACAGGCTCTGATCTATCCCTTGTTCCATGCTCGATATGCGGTGGATCCCTGGATCTATTTATAGAGGAAGCAGCTAGAAAGGCTATGGATCTTCTGAGGAGCTGGGATATCTCGAGATTCCTAGTAGGGGTTGTTGTTGAGGAGCCTGTAAAGTCTATCGAGGCTGAGATCATCAGGGCCTCTGGATCTATCTATTATGAGGAGCTCAAGGATGAGATAAGCAGGGAGATAGGCAAGAGGGTAGAAGCCCTCGGAGGGTTTACAGCTGATTTAAGGGATCCTGAGGCAACCATTGTTGTGAGATATCCTAGCGGAGGGATCGATATAGAGGTTAGAAGCATATTGATAAGGGCTAGGTATTGGAAGAAGTGGAGGATGATAAGCCAGTCAACCATATTGAAGAACGGAAACCCCAAGTACTTCTCGGTACAGGAGGCATCGAAACCCCTGGCAGAGCTCTTCAGAGGATCCGAGGTAGTTGTGCATGCCTTCGGGAGGGAGGATATAGATGCTAGGATGCTTGGAACCGGTAGGGGAGCTGTGATCGAGGTTAGATCTCCTAGGAGGAGAAGAGCCAGCCTAGAAGAAGTTCAGGAAGCCCTAAACAGATATAGAGAACTAGTGGAGTTCAAGGTAGAGGGATGGGGCAGGAAAGGCGAGGTAAGGATAAACAAGAGGAGATCCAGCATTGCAAGGAAGATCTATAGAATCCTAGTGCTAGCCGAAAGAGAAGTGGGGGAAGAGGAGATCAGGAGACTCGAGAAGGAGATGAGAAACAGAACAATAAGGCAGAGAACACCAACAAGAGCACTCCACAGGAGAAAAGATATAGAGAGGATAAAACACGTATACCAAGTAAAATGCACCAAGATAGCCGATAACCTCCTCGAATGCCTAGTAGAAGCCTCAGGAGGACTATATATAAAGGAGCTGGTAAGCGGTGACGACGGAAGAACAAAGCCCAGCTTCGCAGAAATATTAGGGACAGATGTAACATGTATAGAGCTAGATGTGGTTTGGACGGAACTCTAA